One window of Paroedura picta isolate Pp20150507F chromosome 2, Ppicta_v3.0, whole genome shotgun sequence genomic DNA carries:
- the LOC143828900 gene encoding LOW QUALITY PROTEIN: olfactory receptor 2G3-like (The sequence of the model RefSeq protein was modified relative to this genomic sequence to represent the inferred CDS: inserted 2 bases in 1 codon) — protein MDLATQMYFSVTFGITECFLLGVMAYNRXVAICQPLHYTVIMNWKICIQMAAFCWSSSFLSTMIITVFTLRLPFCGPNILNHYFCEIPAVLTLVCTDTFLTEMVVFVFSIIVIFLPFLLITVSYVYIFRAVLQVQTAKGRTKAFSTCASHLTVVTIFYGTAIFTYMRPSLKSAQDRDKVSAMFYTIIMPMLNPLIYSLRNKDVKSGLRKLLTLFRSSGVSKGVPVNLWPHSCE, from the exons aTGGACTTAGCAACCCAGATGTATTTTTCTGTGACTTTTGGAATTACAGAGTGTTTTCTGCTTGGAGTCATGGCTTATAACAG TGTGGCCATCTGTCAGCCTTTGCATTACACAGTCATCATGAACTGGAAGATCTGcattcagatggctgccttttgCTGGAGTAGCAGTTTTTTGAGCACAATGATAATAACTGTTTTCACTTTACGATTACCTTTCTGTGGTCCAAACATCCTGAATCATTACTTCTGTGAGATACCAGCTGTGCTGACTTTGGTTTGCACTGACACTTTTCTTACTGAGATGGTTGTCTTTGTTTTCAGCATAATTGtgatcttccttcccttcctgctaATCACTGTCTCTTATGTCTACATTTTCAGAGCTGTCCTTCAGGTACAAACTGCCAAAGGAAGGACTAAAGCCTTCTCTACCTGTGCCTCCCATCTCACTGTAGTAACCATATTTTATGGGACAGCAATTTTCACTTATATGCGACCAAGTTTAAAATCTGCACAAGACAGGGATAAAGTGAGTGCAATGTTTTATACCATTATAATGCCGATGCTCAACCCTCTGATATATAGTCTGAGAAACAAGGATGTGAAGAGTGGCCTGAGAAAATTACTCACATTATTTAGAAGTTCTGGTGTCAGCAAAGGAGTTCCTGTGAATTTGTGGCCACATTCCTGTGAATAG